The following are encoded together in the Planococcus antarcticus DSM 14505 genome:
- a CDS encoding DUF5063 domain-containing protein codes for MQSQEVEAFRVVATVYCDFIDSCRIFENEESFRKLLRIISQLYTNALDLPEVELEEEYLTDVDFPLPEVDVKHHNVYTEIFDPYHDETPVNGCLDDDIIDIYSDIKKGHILYEQGQDVKAVWEWRFGLEVHWGEHATSAIRALHSIKFL; via the coding sequence ATGCAAAGCCAAGAAGTGGAAGCGTTTCGAGTTGTTGCAACAGTCTATTGTGATTTTATCGATTCTTGCCGTATTTTTGAGAATGAGGAAAGCTTCCGCAAACTGCTTAGAATTATTTCCCAACTGTATACAAACGCCCTGGACCTGCCGGAAGTCGAACTTGAAGAAGAGTATTTGACTGATGTGGATTTTCCGCTGCCGGAAGTCGACGTTAAACACCATAACGTGTATACGGAGATATTCGATCCTTATCACGATGAAACTCCAGTGAACGGTTGTCTGGATGACGATATTATCGACATTTACAGCGATATTAAGAAAGGCCACATTTTATATGAGCAGGGTCAGGACGTCAAAGCGGTATGGGAGTGGAGATTCGGTTTAGAAGTCCATTGGGGAGAGCATGCCACAAGTGCCATCCGTGCACTGCATTCCATCAAGTTTTTATAA
- a CDS encoding type II toxin-antitoxin system RelE family toxin, with the protein MYQLEWTQYSKEDYEQLDGSQKIFVNKALDRIQLRSMDAGQSLHGNLANCNKLKNKEMGLRIIFREAQGTIEVIQIVAIGKRDKEKIYKMAEERLC; encoded by the coding sequence TTGTATCAGCTTGAATGGACGCAGTATTCAAAGGAAGATTATGAACAACTTGATGGCAGCCAAAAGATTTTTGTCAATAAAGCGCTGGATCGAATTCAGTTAAGAAGCATGGATGCCGGCCAATCTCTTCATGGGAATTTAGCGAACTGCAACAAATTGAAAAACAAGGAAATGGGCCTGCGAATCATTTTTAGAGAAGCCCAAGGTACGATTGAAGTGATTCAGATTGTGGCAATTGGAAAGCGAGATAAAGAAAAGATTTATAAAATGGCTGAAGAACGATTATGCTAA
- a CDS encoding OsmC family protein: MANKMTFQATGTSSKMKSEIKMGNHEITIDEPPNMGGTDKGPDPLSTLLASLAGCENVIANLVAKDIKFDLQGIEFDVKGDLDPHGLMGQADIQPYFNQIYVHAKVKTDEPDERIQELKEKTDARCPVFTTFKAAGIPIDATWEKA, encoded by the coding sequence ATGGCAAATAAGATGACTTTTCAAGCAACAGGCACTTCAAGCAAGATGAAATCAGAAATCAAGATGGGAAACCACGAAATTACAATTGACGAACCCCCAAACATGGGTGGAACCGATAAAGGACCTGATCCGCTTTCAACTCTTTTGGCTTCTTTGGCCGGATGTGAAAATGTAATTGCAAACCTTGTAGCAAAAGATATCAAATTTGATTTGCAGGGAATAGAGTTTGACGTAAAGGGAGACTTGGATCCACACGGTCTTATGGGGCAAGCGGATATTCAACCTTATTTTAATCAGATTTATGTGCACGCAAAAGTGAAAACAGATGAACCTGATGAGCGTATCCAGGAACTAAAAGAAAAGACAGATGCTCGTTGCCCAGTATTTACTACATTCAAAGCAGCTGGAATACCAATCGATGCAACCTGGGAAAAGGCATAA
- a CDS encoding FAD/NAD(P)-binding protein, protein MKTTILIVGAGPYGVSLAHELWRKNIDFVIVGKPFDLWLSHTLNDTAIRSDHNASEIFSKDKKFNLSTFIEKNFPADAVEIKKSRLPNALFRAYLLDVLHKMPFSFYKKQLLSLEKSENGFIGRMEDGIQIYAKKVVLATGIGVHKKLPESLRKLETKQVHHSWNVVDYEAVKGK, encoded by the coding sequence ATGAAAACAACGATCCTAATTGTCGGCGCCGGTCCTTACGGCGTTAGTTTGGCTCATGAACTGTGGAGAAAGAATATAGATTTTGTGATTGTTGGTAAACCATTTGATTTATGGCTATCGCACACTTTAAACGATACAGCAATTCGGTCGGATCACAACGCGAGCGAAATTTTTTCTAAAGACAAAAAGTTCAACTTAAGCACGTTCATTGAAAAAAATTTTCCGGCCGATGCGGTAGAAATTAAAAAAAGCAGGCTCCCGAATGCTTTATTTCGCGCCTATTTGCTGGATGTGTTGCACAAGATGCCATTTTCGTTTTACAAAAAGCAGTTACTATCCTTAGAGAAAAGCGAGAATGGATTTATTGGCCGAATGGAGGACGGGATCCAAATCTACGCAAAAAAAGTGGTCCTGGCTACAGGCATCGGGGTCCATAAAAAGCTGCCGGAATCCCTGCGAAAACTGGAAACGAAGCAAGTGCACCACAGTTGGAATGTAGTGGATTATGAAGCGGTTAAAGGGAAATAA
- a CDS encoding prolipoprotein diacylglyceryl transferase produces MRILIIKRRNTSFNKKNAVSNAFKKFQNSPVLYNNRFFHIVNFGIFSALNAMIIIWIFSYYLYSRGIEPGSIIHWMLPLSVLFVWAGARIMHLISLGKEFFKAPFRSLLQTGFYMQGGVVEAIVWSIIFSSVTGIPLSLVWDGLALGALLGQVVGRIGCFNYGCCYGKPSASPWGTAYTNPQSKILRINPALKGVPVHPAQLYKAFLNLVMFLLIVLLFPLPFGTISIIFLVYHGLSRMVFEYFRSDLFQNLKRQWLSLKFALLSVVAGFLLIIAGPLLDNNFYRVELTTEPMNLFSFYNFLVANPLMLGIGLSIGFLTFLGYGIHGHNLGTFQFTTRRRHENNDPNCRRRSLRR; encoded by the coding sequence GTGAGAATTTTGATAATAAAGAGAAGAAATACCAGCTTTAATAAAAAGAACGCAGTTTCTAACGCTTTTAAGAAATTTCAAAATTCCCCTGTTCTATACAATAACCGATTCTTTCATATTGTTAATTTCGGCATTTTCAGCGCACTCAATGCAATGATCATCATTTGGATATTTTCATATTATCTTTATTCAAGAGGGATTGAGCCTGGCAGTATTATACATTGGATGCTGCCCTTGAGTGTTTTGTTTGTTTGGGCAGGAGCCAGGATTATGCATTTAATATCTCTTGGGAAAGAATTTTTCAAGGCCCCTTTTAGATCCCTATTACAGACCGGCTTTTATATGCAAGGGGGCGTGGTGGAGGCAATCGTCTGGTCCATTATATTTTCTTCCGTTACCGGTATTCCTCTAAGTTTGGTTTGGGACGGATTGGCCTTAGGGGCGTTGCTAGGTCAAGTAGTCGGGAGGATTGGCTGTTTTAACTACGGGTGCTGTTATGGGAAACCAAGTGCATCCCCATGGGGAACCGCATACACAAATCCACAATCAAAAATATTGCGGATCAATCCAGCGTTAAAAGGCGTTCCTGTTCATCCGGCTCAATTATATAAAGCGTTCTTAAATCTGGTTATGTTCTTGCTTATTGTTCTGCTTTTCCCGTTGCCATTCGGGACAATCAGCATTATTTTCCTGGTATACCACGGATTATCCCGGATGGTCTTCGAGTATTTTCGCTCTGACTTGTTTCAGAATTTAAAGCGGCAATGGCTTTCATTGAAGTTTGCCTTGCTGTCAGTGGTCGCTGGCTTTCTGTTAATCATTGCCGGTCCGCTGTTGGATAATAATTTTTACAGGGTTGAATTAACGACAGAGCCAATGAATCTATTTTCTTTTTACAATTTTCTGGTAGCCAATCCACTGATGCTTGGAATAGGTCTGTCAATCGGCTTTCTGACGTTTCTTGGTTATGGGATTCACGGGCACAATCTTGGTACATTTCAGTTTACTACGAGGAGGAGACATGAAAACAACGATCCTAATTGTCGGCGCCGGTCCTTACGGCGTTAG
- a CDS encoding peroxiredoxin family protein, which produces MNTLQLGNKAPLFKLPLAEGGTYSLEQDMTDRAGWRFLVFFRGSWCSVCNQDLQEIEESISHFEGKGVYFTALSTDTQEDSLEMKQKHELSFPILADASKDLLDEYGVFYHGEDASYEDHGNHGEAAYFLLDDKGEILYQQKQTSPFGRPTAKEFRKIVQYIKKNFK; this is translated from the coding sequence ATGAACACATTACAGCTGGGTAACAAAGCACCATTATTTAAACTGCCTTTGGCCGAAGGGGGTACGTACTCTCTGGAACAGGATATGACCGATCGAGCGGGCTGGAGATTTCTTGTCTTCTTTAGAGGGTCATGGTGTTCGGTCTGCAATCAGGATTTGCAGGAAATCGAAGAAAGCATTTCGCATTTTGAAGGGAAAGGCGTCTATTTCACGGCTCTCTCAACAGATACACAGGAGGATTCCCTGGAGATGAAACAAAAGCACGAGTTAAGTTTTCCGATTTTAGCAGACGCTTCGAAAGATTTGCTGGATGAGTATGGTGTTTTTTATCACGGAGAAGATGCTTCCTATGAAGATCATGGGAATCACGGAGAAGCAGCTTACTTTTTACTGGATGATAAAGGGGAGATTCTTTATCAACAAAAGCAGACCAGTCCTTTCGGCAGGCCCACAGCGAAAGAATTCCGGAAGATTGTTCAATATATCAAGAAAAACTTCAAATGA
- a CDS encoding haloacid dehalogenase type II translates to MDKPIKTFLFDVYGTLFDVTAIKNECEELYPGYGETISQTWRTKQVEYFMLRQLMGNYATLYSITHQALKYALKENDLKSNEQIEHQLLKAYLHLPLYDEVEKVLTELKDQKLVVFSNGSHDMLDPLIENAGLKDLFSEVLSIDEIKEFKPVPASYQYVVEKLKLENQEVLFMSSNGWDISGAKNFGFQTAWINRKNLPVEELELEPDYIFSDLNGLLKWK, encoded by the coding sequence ATGGATAAGCCGATTAAAACTTTTCTTTTTGATGTGTATGGAACACTATTTGATGTGACGGCAATTAAAAATGAGTGCGAAGAGCTCTATCCAGGATACGGCGAGACCATCAGCCAGACGTGGAGAACCAAACAAGTTGAATATTTCATGCTGCGCCAGTTGATGGGGAACTATGCCACGCTGTATTCGATTACGCATCAGGCCTTGAAATACGCGCTTAAAGAAAATGATCTGAAATCAAACGAACAAATCGAACATCAATTGTTGAAAGCGTATCTCCATTTGCCGCTTTATGATGAAGTCGAGAAGGTTCTTACCGAACTGAAAGATCAAAAACTGGTGGTATTTTCGAACGGGTCTCACGATATGCTGGACCCTTTAATTGAAAATGCCGGCTTGAAAGACTTATTTTCAGAAGTGCTCAGCATTGATGAAATCAAAGAGTTTAAGCCGGTCCCAGCGTCTTATCAGTACGTTGTAGAAAAACTGAAATTGGAGAATCAGGAAGTCCTGTTTATGTCGTCAAACGGCTGGGATATCTCCGGAGCGAAAAATTTTGGATTTCAGACAGCTTGGATCAATCGGAAAAATTTGCCGGTAGAAGAGCTTGAACTGGAGCCAGACTATATTTTTTCAGATCTGAATGGGCTTCTGAAATGGAAATGA
- a CDS encoding flavodoxin family protein has product MQPLKALFLNTSLKSTDEPSHTEGFMNDVQVHYNQLGVESEIVRLADYKIALGVQEDMGGEDEWPKIYEKVQAADILIIGTPLWLGEKSSLATQAIERLYGSSSKTNEKGQAVFYNKVGAAVITGNEDGAKHAAASLLYGLSHIGFVIPPNVDAYWVGEAGPGASYMDAGRDNEFSKAAIRRLAYNTYHLAGMLKNTPIPAEGNTLN; this is encoded by the coding sequence ATGCAACCATTAAAAGCTTTATTCTTAAATACGTCATTAAAAAGTACGGATGAACCGTCCCATACGGAAGGGTTCATGAACGATGTGCAGGTCCATTACAATCAATTGGGCGTCGAATCTGAAATTGTCCGGCTGGCAGATTATAAAATTGCGCTTGGCGTGCAAGAAGATATGGGCGGAGAAGATGAATGGCCAAAAATCTACGAAAAAGTCCAAGCTGCAGACATTCTTATTATCGGAACGCCTCTATGGCTGGGAGAAAAAAGCTCATTAGCGACTCAAGCTATTGAAAGGCTATACGGCAGCAGCAGCAAAACCAATGAGAAAGGGCAAGCCGTTTTTTATAACAAAGTCGGTGCGGCGGTTATTACAGGCAATGAAGACGGCGCAAAACACGCGGCAGCTTCTCTGTTATATGGATTGTCTCACATCGGATTTGTGATTCCACCGAACGTCGATGCGTATTGGGTTGGGGAAGCCGGTCCAGGGGCATCGTATATGGATGCAGGAAGAGACAATGAATTTTCGAAAGCTGCCATTAGAAGACTCGCTTACAACACCTATCACCTGGCAGGCATGCTGAAGAACACGCCAATTCCCGCAGAAGGAAATACACTGAACTGA
- a CDS encoding cysteine hydrolase family protein, with product MTLEEQQDSILPVGTMEINSENTALVIVDPQNDFLREDGVAWDLVKESVENNQTIQNLERLLKAGEQRNMKLFISPHYYYPTDDSWKFGGPLENMMHKGGMFKRKDPLSLEGFEGSGADFLESLKPFIEKPGTIVASPHKVYGPQNTDLVLQLRKHGISRLILAGMSANLCIESHLRDLLEQGFEVAVVSDATAAAILPGLNGDQAAKVNFRMIANALWNTEETIKRMEGE from the coding sequence ATGACGCTAGAAGAACAGCAAGATTCAATTCTGCCTGTAGGAACAATGGAGATCAATTCCGAAAACACTGCATTAGTGATAGTGGATCCCCAAAATGATTTTTTGCGCGAAGACGGAGTTGCTTGGGACTTGGTGAAGGAAAGTGTTGAAAACAACCAAACGATCCAGAACCTGGAGCGATTGCTGAAGGCCGGTGAACAAAGAAACATGAAGCTGTTCATTTCCCCGCATTATTACTACCCGACGGATGATTCGTGGAAATTTGGCGGACCCCTGGAAAATATGATGCATAAAGGCGGAATGTTCAAGCGGAAAGATCCCTTATCGCTGGAGGGATTCGAAGGATCTGGAGCTGATTTTCTGGAGAGCCTGAAGCCGTTCATTGAAAAACCGGGAACCATTGTGGCAAGTCCGCATAAAGTTTATGGTCCTCAAAATACGGATTTGGTCCTGCAATTGCGAAAACACGGGATAAGCCGCCTGATTCTTGCCGGCATGTCCGCAAATCTTTGCATCGAATCTCACCTGCGCGACCTATTGGAACAGGGATTTGAGGTAGCGGTCGTATCAGATGCAACTGCAGCGGCAATTCTGCCTGGGCTCAACGGAGACCAAGCGGCAAAAGTGAATTTCCGGATGATTGCCAATGCACTTTGGAACACAGAAGAAACCATTAAACGAATGGAAGGGGAATAA
- the egtB gene encoding ergothioneine biosynthesis protein EgtB: MEALDEKTLTERFAEIREVSMRLVQPLEKEDFIIQSHPDVSPAKWHIAHTTWFFERMILKEFKSGYQEFNPTFDFLFNSYYNSIGPYQPRHQRGVLSRPTVDEVIAYRNYVDRQIHELFSESQSSETKKELVKLIDMGLQHEQQHQELILMDVKYNFFVNPLFPIYLKTEEFPGSKRSEPAFVEFEGGLIEIGHNGEGFSFDNERPRHKVWLEPFQLAIEPVNNGEYLEFIKAGGYEKPEYWLSDGWNVVKENNWKAPLYWLKNEEDEWGIFTLSGVKNLDPSEPVSHVSFYEADAFSRWKGKRLPTEAEWEHASQGMPIRGNFMEQGGYHPVPLSEESPEAPLAKIFGDVWEWTSSAYSSYPGSKPLEGALGEYNAKFMSNQMILRGGSCATPATHIRETYRNFFPPDKRWQFSGFRLADDY; this comes from the coding sequence ATGGAAGCATTGGATGAAAAGACTTTAACAGAACGATTTGCTGAAATAAGGGAAGTTTCCATGAGACTGGTACAACCTTTGGAAAAAGAAGATTTCATCATTCAGTCGCATCCCGACGTCAGCCCTGCTAAATGGCATATTGCCCATACCACCTGGTTTTTTGAACGAATGATTTTAAAGGAATTCAAATCGGGGTATCAGGAGTTCAATCCCACATTCGATTTTTTATTTAATTCGTATTACAACTCGATCGGACCTTATCAGCCCCGTCATCAGCGAGGCGTGTTGTCTAGGCCGACGGTGGATGAGGTCATTGCCTACCGAAATTACGTAGATAGACAGATTCATGAATTATTTTCAGAATCCCAGTCTTCAGAGACGAAAAAAGAGCTGGTTAAACTGATTGATATGGGGCTTCAACACGAACAGCAGCATCAGGAATTGATATTGATGGATGTGAAGTACAACTTTTTTGTGAATCCGCTATTTCCGATTTATTTGAAAACGGAGGAATTTCCGGGAAGTAAGCGGAGTGAACCTGCTTTTGTTGAGTTCGAAGGCGGGTTGATCGAAATCGGACACAATGGCGAAGGGTTTTCATTTGATAACGAACGGCCGCGTCATAAGGTTTGGCTGGAACCCTTTCAATTGGCAATTGAACCTGTGAACAACGGAGAGTATCTCGAATTTATCAAGGCTGGCGGTTACGAAAAACCGGAATACTGGCTTTCTGATGGTTGGAATGTTGTGAAAGAAAACAACTGGAAAGCGCCGCTTTATTGGCTGAAAAACGAGGAAGATGAGTGGGGAATCTTTACCTTGAGCGGAGTAAAGAACTTGGATCCGTCTGAACCCGTGAGCCATGTCAGTTTTTATGAAGCCGACGCGTTCAGCAGATGGAAAGGCAAAAGACTGCCCACCGAGGCTGAATGGGAACACGCATCTCAAGGAATGCCTATACGAGGCAACTTCATGGAACAAGGAGGTTACCATCCGGTCCCATTGAGTGAAGAGTCACCCGAAGCGCCACTTGCGAAAATATTCGGTGATGTCTGGGAATGGACATCCAGTGCCTACTCATCCTATCCCGGAAGCAAACCATTAGAAGGTGCTTTAGGTGAGTACAACGCAAAATTCATGAGTAACCAAATGATTCTGCGAGGGGGCTCATGTGCAACTCCTGCGACCCATATCCGGGAAACCTACCGGAATTTCTTTCCTCCGGATAAACGCTGGCAGTTCAGTGGCTTCAGATTGGCAGACGATTATTAA
- a CDS encoding NADH:flavin oxidoreductase: protein MMQLMHAGALSQGNRFNSNTKGPSAVKPKGEQLAFYGGQGEFQTPEELTQDDINQLIQAFAVSAKNAKEAGFDGVEIHGANGYVLDQFLTDYTNQRSDQYGGSIENWIRLALEVIKAVRDEVGNEFPVGIRISQAKVNDADYKWAGGEAEAAEIFTALQGARVDFIHIAEPQAAAPAFGETGSTLVKLAKEHGKTVVIANGTLGDPASAESLLNEEGADIVTIGKAALANQDWANRAAEDQELNAFDFQKYLLPKATLKDFEYKALKVKN, encoded by the coding sequence ATGATGCAATTGATGCATGCCGGTGCACTGTCTCAAGGAAATCGTTTCAACAGCAACACAAAAGGACCTTCGGCAGTTAAACCGAAAGGCGAGCAATTGGCGTTTTACGGTGGCCAAGGAGAGTTCCAAACGCCTGAAGAATTGACACAAGACGATATCAACCAATTGATTCAAGCATTTGCGGTTTCTGCAAAAAATGCGAAAGAAGCTGGGTTTGACGGTGTAGAAATCCACGGGGCAAATGGTTATGTTTTGGATCAATTTTTAACGGACTATACCAATCAGCGCTCTGATCAATATGGAGGCTCCATTGAAAATTGGATTCGCCTTGCATTAGAAGTCATCAAAGCAGTCCGCGATGAAGTCGGAAATGAATTTCCGGTAGGAATCCGGATATCCCAGGCAAAAGTGAACGACGCGGACTATAAATGGGCAGGCGGGGAAGCGGAAGCTGCAGAAATCTTCACTGCCTTGCAGGGAGCGCGTGTCGATTTTATCCACATTGCAGAACCACAAGCAGCGGCTCCGGCATTTGGAGAAACAGGATCTACGCTGGTGAAACTGGCGAAAGAGCATGGAAAGACAGTCGTCATTGCCAACGGCACACTTGGGGATCCGGCATCAGCGGAATCGTTGCTGAACGAAGAAGGAGCCGATATCGTGACTATCGGTAAGGCAGCTCTGGCCAACCAGGACTGGGCAAATCGTGCAGCTGAAGATCAGGAATTGAACGCTTTTGATTTCCAGAAGTATTTATTGCCTAAAGCGACATTGAAGGACTTTGAATATAAAGCCTTGAAAGTAAAAAATTAA
- a CDS encoding oxidoreductase, with amino-acid sequence MSNTQKTTLFSAIKIGNTTLENRVGLAPMTRTSATENGLATEEMAQYYANFARGGFGLVMTEGTYTDENYSQGYSNQPGIATAEQTNSWKKSGNCCP; translated from the coding sequence ATGAGCAACACACAAAAAACAACATTATTTTCAGCAATCAAAATAGGCAACACTACTTTAGAAAACCGCGTGGGCTTGGCCCCGATGACTCGAACAAGTGCGACGGAAAATGGACTGGCCACTGAAGAGATGGCACAGTATTACGCTAATTTTGCCCGGGGCGGTTTCGGTCTGGTAATGACAGAAGGAACTTACACAGATGAAAATTACAGCCAGGGTTACTCCAATCAGCCTGGTATAGCGACAGCTGAACAAACGAACTCATGGAAAAAAAGTGGTAACTGCTGTCCGTGA
- a CDS encoding glycine betaine ABC transporter substrate-binding protein — translation MNKKMIGISILASFALYGCSLAAEDAEPIVIGGKPWTEQYILPYILGEYIEAHSDYTVEYQDGLGEVAILTPALEQGDIDMYVEYTGTGLKDVLKRESEAGQSSEEVMQQVREGYEEELGATWLEPLGFENGYTLAYSKDSGFDAETYSQLADITRSQNVTFGGPHSIYEREGDGYEDLRETYGFEFSATESFDPAIMYEAVRNGDIDVIPAFTTDSRIGLFDLATTKDDLNFFPKYDAAPVVRLEALEQYSELEEVLNGLAGEISEEEMLAMNARVDVDKEQPKDVALEFLIEQGLIEE, via the coding sequence ATGAATAAAAAAATGATCGGTATTTCGATATTGGCTTCGTTCGCGTTATACGGATGCAGTTTAGCAGCAGAAGATGCAGAACCGATAGTAATTGGAGGAAAACCTTGGACAGAACAATATATTCTTCCTTATATTCTGGGCGAATATATTGAAGCGCATTCGGACTATACCGTTGAGTACCAGGACGGCTTAGGCGAAGTGGCGATTCTGACTCCAGCTTTGGAACAGGGCGATATTGATATGTATGTCGAATATACCGGAACGGGATTGAAAGATGTACTGAAACGCGAGTCAGAAGCTGGCCAGTCATCTGAAGAAGTTATGCAGCAGGTGAGAGAAGGTTATGAGGAAGAATTAGGAGCGACCTGGTTGGAACCGCTTGGTTTTGAAAACGGCTATACGCTGGCTTATTCGAAAGACAGCGGCTTTGACGCGGAGACCTATTCGCAATTAGCGGACATCACCCGTTCGCAAAATGTCACATTCGGCGGCCCTCATTCCATTTACGAACGGGAAGGGGATGGCTACGAAGACTTGAGAGAAACATACGGTTTTGAATTTTCCGCTACGGAAAGCTTTGATCCCGCCATCATGTATGAAGCGGTTCGAAATGGAGACATAGACGTCATCCCTGCATTTACTACCGACAGCCGAATCGGGTTGTTCGACTTGGCGACGACAAAAGATGATTTGAACTTCTTCCCGAAATATGATGCGGCTCCGGTCGTGCGATTGGAAGCACTTGAACAATATTCTGAATTGGAAGAAGTGCTGAACGGGCTTGCCGGAGAAATCAGTGAAGAAGAAATGTTAGCGATGAACGCCCGAGTGGATGTCGATAAAGAGCAACCGAAGGATGTCGCGCTGGAATTTCTTATCGAACAAGGGTTGATTGAAGAATAG
- a CDS encoding dihydrolipoyl dehydrogenase family protein encodes MEKIFDLIVIGTGSGGSAAAMKCKKAGWEVAIIDSRPFGGTCALRGCDPKKLLVGAADMIESTRRMEGKGISSTVTIDWPELMAFKRTFTEPVPESREKGFGKAGIHTFHGQASFVSEDTIQIGEDVLTGKNFLIASGAKPVSLPITGSEYLVLSDEFLELDELPARLIFVGGGYVSFEFAHIAARAGVEVHIVQRGERPLENFEPELVDVLMEKSKAIGIHIHLNSEVKSVEKKSDSFIVTAMTGDESLELEGDLVIHGAGRIPAIDDIQLEKANVEWSKGGIAVNEYLQSVSNSRVYAAGDAAATAGLPLTPIASMESHVVASNLLKGNHRSPSYKVMPTVVFTLPKLASVGLSEDEARKKGHNIRVNKFDTSDWYTYKRTNEQYAMAKILIDEDSDLILGAHLISEEADELINHFATAIQFKLTTNDLKQMIYAYPTAASDLAYMI; translated from the coding sequence ATGGAGAAGATTTTTGATTTAATCGTAATTGGAACCGGTTCTGGCGGGTCGGCCGCCGCGATGAAGTGCAAGAAAGCCGGATGGGAAGTAGCAATCATCGATTCCAGACCATTTGGGGGCACCTGCGCGCTTCGGGGGTGTGATCCGAAAAAACTGCTCGTCGGCGCTGCCGATATGATTGAAAGTACCCGGCGAATGGAGGGCAAAGGAATTTCGTCCACTGTGACGATCGACTGGCCGGAATTGATGGCTTTCAAGCGGACTTTTACAGAACCAGTCCCTGAAAGCCGCGAGAAAGGCTTCGGAAAAGCCGGAATTCACACCTTCCATGGCCAGGCGTCCTTTGTAAGTGAAGATACAATCCAGATTGGGGAAGACGTTCTGACAGGAAAAAACTTCTTGATAGCAAGTGGTGCAAAACCTGTTTCGCTGCCGATTACTGGTTCAGAATATCTTGTTCTCAGCGATGAATTCCTGGAGCTGGATGAACTGCCAGCAAGGCTCATCTTTGTGGGCGGCGGTTATGTTTCCTTTGAATTCGCCCATATTGCGGCCCGGGCCGGAGTTGAAGTGCACATCGTCCAACGGGGAGAACGTCCTCTGGAAAACTTCGAGCCCGAATTGGTTGACGTACTGATGGAAAAGTCGAAAGCGATTGGGATTCACATTCATCTTAATAGCGAAGTGAAATCGGTTGAAAAGAAATCCGATTCGTTTATTGTCACGGCAATGACGGGCGATGAATCGCTCGAACTTGAAGGGGATCTCGTAATTCACGGTGCTGGCCGGATTCCGGCGATAGATGATATACAGCTCGAAAAAGCGAACGTAGAATGGAGCAAAGGCGGTATTGCCGTCAATGAGTATCTGCAGAGTGTCAGCAATTCCCGTGTCTATGCAGCAGGAGATGCCGCAGCAACCGCAGGTCTCCCGTTGACGCCGATTGCTTCCATGGAATCTCATGTAGTGGCTTCAAATTTACTCAAAGGGAATCATCGTTCGCCGAGTTATAAAGTGATGCCGACAGTTGTATTTACACTGCCGAAATTGGCGTCAGTCGGATTGTCTGAAGACGAGGCTAGAAAAAAGGGACACAACATCCGAGTCAATAAATTTGATACCTCCGATTGGTATACTTATAAACGGACCAATGAGCAATACGCCATGGCGAAAATCCTTATCGATGAAGACTCCGATTTGATATTGGGTGCCCACCTCATCAGCGAAGAAGCAGATGAACTGATCAATCACTTTGCGACGGCAATTCAATTCAAGCTCACCACAAACGACTTGAAACAAATGATTTACGCCTATCCGACAGCAGCTTCAGATTTGGCTTATATGATTTGA